GATACTTTACTCCCTACCTCTGGAGTTGCAATTCCTAGACCTAAAAACTCTGGAGTTCTGGCCTGCCTTTCTGATCCTGTGAGCTGTGTATCAAATCTTCCTCTGTCTGAAGTGCGGCAAGACGCATATCGCATATCTTAGTCtaatggaaagagagagagcCGTAGGAATGATGCTGAGGCAGGCAGTGACAGTGACCCTCCAGGTGTTTTGACAGTCCACTGTGAGATGAGACAGGTCTGGGTATGCCACTGGACCCCAGCATAACTTGCGTGTGTGGGTTAGCCGTGGTAGTTTGCTCAGCGCTTGCTCACTTCCTTCCAGAGCCTTGACTTTTGATTATCCAGGAAGCCCCTGTGTACATAACCCTGATGTGGGAATTCCACTTGAATCCCTTGTGTAGCAAGTGCTCCTTGGGAACCACAGTTTAGGAATACCTGGATAAAGGAGTCAAGGATAGTTGACTTTGACAAGAATATCAGGTGTACAGTGGTCAGAGCATGGGGAGTTCATTAAAGAGCAAACAAACGGAAAACTCTTTGCGTCTGTGTCTGCCATGGTGTTTTAAGTGAATCTGAAGATTTGTACCATTGCTCAAGggataattttaaaactgttttgatGGGTGAAACCTTCTCAAGAATCCTGTCTTTTCCCtagtttgtttttgttgtgaaaCATTTTGCAATTGTTGCAGAGATGTAACTCTCTAGAGACTAAAGCCCTGGTTGCGAAGAGCAAGTCCTTGCATCCTTTTGAACATAAAACGTGAACACACATAGGTAAGAACTGGAGTTTCCTTGACTTTTAACCTGGTGATGGAAGCTTTTTTTGGAAGCACCGTTCTGAAATGTCAGTAGgggaaaaaccaaccaaacaaaaaaaaccctcctccttttttttcacgGGGATCATGCTTTGATTTATGCTACTTTGGTAGCTACTTTGCAGCTAGCGATGCCAAAGCATCTTGCGCAGATAAGCAGCTTTTATCTGTGGACTTCTCTTAACAAGGTTAATCTCAAACACATTCTTAAAGACACTAACATCCTTGCCATTCCCTAGGTTATATTTTATGTAAAGATAGTATCATTTCCTGAAAATTTAGGGAGCGAGGGGGGAAGTAGACATTTGGAAGATAGAAAGCAAATAGGAATGGGAAACCCAGAGATCGCACTTTTAAAGAACTGCATTGGTTGGAAGGTTCAGACTTAATTGAAATAATCTCCTTTTGGCTGCCTTGTTTAAGATCAGTCTAGATGGTAAAAACTCCTTCACTGTTCCATGCTAGTATGGAAAAGGCAATGGACCTTTAGTAATATGATGTGGTCTCTTCCTCTTTTAGGGTTTTGGTACTTGCCAACTCTGACTGTACAAAAATGATTCAgaccactttttcttttaaaaataaaccaaaacaaaactttttttttgctgtttcaggaCGGAGGAATTTTTCCTGTTCAGTTTTGACATGCTGGATATGCTTTGGTGACGCTTTAAAGTATTTCTATGCCAGCATTTACTTCTAAGCTATCATTTAGAAAGCCAAGCTGCTTAAGTTCTGTAGCAGTGATtcagtttttttctctcctgcccaGTCAGTTATAAGTGCTGCCTGAAACTTCCCAGCAGTTGCTGCTTTTATAAGCCTCCTTTTCTACCCATCTCCATGTAGATTCTTGGGTTTCTACAGAGATTTGAGTTCATGTTgcatccttccctcccccatctTTCCCCACAAGCGCTGAGATCACGTGTGTCTTCTTGGGACTGAGTATCTTCGAGGCTGCTGTTTGGAGCTGGCCAACAGACTCCAATCGCCCTAGTAAGCACAGGCCCATACAGCCAGAATAATTGTCCATGCCTTGCCGCCTCAGGAAAGAAGTTAATTTTGTTGACCTTTTCACTAAAGCATAGCTTCTTAATACTGCTTCAGATTACTATTGTGGCAGCTGAACCAAAGACTGAACCAGAAGTGAAGGTTATGACAGTAAGGTAAGAGACGTAGAGGAATGTGATGAAATATAGATTGAGAAATTTGCACGAGGGAACTGTGAAGCGGCATGGGATGTTGACCTGATACGCAAATGGCTGATAGAGAGCCTTGCTACCAGGTCTCAAAAAGTGCATATCGTGGGGGAAGATGAAAGCTGCAACAATAGAAAAGGTAtgaggaagggatggagggagactGCTGCTGTCAGAAGTCATGGAGTGTGGCAGAGGTCAGGTGTTAAGGGGCTGCAGAAGCTTACTTGGCTGGAGAGGTTGAGATTCTTGCTAAAATGCTGAATAATAGAAGTCTTTCAGATGCGAAAcctacttttttgtgtgtgtgcgtgcgtgtgtgtgtgtgtgtcttcccTATCACACCCACTTTCTGTGTCCCTGCACTGGTTTCCATTCTGGGAATCATGCAGAACTCAACTGACCTCTTTTAAGAACAGAAGTTCCAGAAACAGAAGTCACTGGGGTGGGAATGAGGGGAAGGATATAttctctgagctgctgctgccatgcCCATCCTCCTTGGCACACTGTTCTTTCTAAGTGGTCTATCCCATTTACAAAAAGTTGTGCCACAAGCAGCAGAATTGGTAAGACTTGGTCCGTTGGGATTTGTGCTTGttgttcctcaagctcttgcTACCACACTAGTCCTACTTCCCGCTTGTGTGCTGTAGTTAGGCAGGCATAAATGTAAAATGGCTGTGTGGTTTTCATCAGTCCCATGGTGGAGGGTGCTCATTTGGACCTCCTGGATCTAGTGAGTAATTGTCATGAAGCAGGAAAGGAACCAGGTATTTCTAAAGATCTCTCCACAATTGATATAACTGGTAGTAGTCCCAAAAGTTATCAGAAGGGGATGGAGCAAAGTTACATAAATTTCTTTTCTCATGCAGGGAAAACAGGCAAAACCCCAAACATGAAAGAATGGTTGATGCAAGTAATTAAGTGATTCAGCCAGTTCTCATGGGCAATGCAATTCTTTGTTACTCTTGTTTCCTTCGTGACTTGCCAGAACTTGACTCCTTTGCCTGTGCAAAAATATACAAGAGATCAAGATGAGAAAATACTTATAAATATCACTTTGTCTTGGAAGTACTTGCCCCCATTTAACTAAGATATATCATCTGCAGTACTGAGCAGGGCTTGCAATTTTGATACCTGTTCAGTATTTAGTATGGTTAAACTTAGGCAAGTTAACGCTGTTTTGATGTACTTGGATGTTTTGTGCTGCAGGAATATATGAGCTTCCCAGTCATCCTCTGCAGCGGGGAAAACTGAGTGAGCTCTAAATGCAGGGGAAAAGCAGAGGTCAGAGAGGCTGAAGTGACTTGCCCTGGGGTCACCTGTTGAACCTGCCCTGGTGAGGTGCAGGTGGGGGCCTTGACCACTGGATGGAGCTCTGATATGCTTTGTTGTACGTGTTAAACGTACTCCTTCTGGTCTTCGCTGTGCGTGTTTAGAAACAAGTTTCCAAAGTTCTTGCCCAACTCTCAAGGTTGGGAGCTCCACTCTCATTTGGGCACTCCATGAAATGGCTGGATTTTTAAGTGGTAGTGGGTTCTCCTGAAGGATATGAGGTCCTGGGCACACCTGAAAATCCTCCAGTCTGCTACTTGGTTATACCTGAAGCTGTAGGGTGATAAGCTTTTGAGGAGCTGCTTCTAAAAATTGTTGGCAAACACCTGGCCTTCTAGTTCCATCTCTGGACAAAATGAATCATCAAAATTACTGTCCAGTGCAGAGATCGTGATTTATTTGGCTGTTGAcaacaggtatttttttcctgcctgttttcAGTCTTAAATTGTGATTCACAAGGAGTATGAAACATTTAGTGTTTTCTGAGGGAAGAGCAGAACGTGGTGCTGAGGGCTCTAAGGAAGCATGTTTTGAGCCTTTTCAAGCAGTGTGAAGAGCATCGTGAATATCCAGTCTGGTAAGTGTACATCGACCACAGAGGCATAATGTTTAAGATGACAACTGTTCTGATACCAGCATGCTGGCCACTGGTGCTGTCTTCCAATAAGGCTCTAAACACTACAGCTAACATCACTTGTGTTCATTTTGCTCTCTGTTCATGAGCTGTTCCCTGGGTGACAGGGTGTGAGAGAAAGGTAGCGCGAGAGTGAGGAATCTGTATTTGTCAGGAGAGGGCTGGTTAGAAAGCTGCTGCCTGTTCGCTGGTTAATCAGTGCTGGGAAATCTGCCGGCAGGTGGCATTGCTGTCCAGCTCGACTGTCAcggaaatttaatttttttttacctttggacATTGGCTTTGCACTTTCTTATTCTGAAACCCTATAATTAGCCTGCAAAGACCTAATTATGTGTTGTTTATGGGGAACGCTTGTTACTGCTGTCCTCTGAATTTAATCCAGTCTTTGTTAATTTCTTGCTCTTGGCTGTGCTGTGGACAGACAATAGTCTCTCCGGCTGGTGCTTGTGTGCCAAAGGCAAAAGGAAGCCTTTAACTTCTAAGTAGTTGAATGCAACAGGAGCAAGTTGCTGAGAGACAGTAGGGACCTGGAAGGACCAGGTGTTCTTGCACCATCGCTACCTGGGGCTGCCGAGTTCTTCAGAAACTGCACCCTGCTCTTCTCCATCTCTTAAATAAGTGAAGACCTCCGGTGCcagaatataggaaaaaaaaaaaaaaacacaactgaggAGTATGTAATTGTCACTGCTTCATACCTCATCTGGTTACTTAAATAGTCTTCAGACTAAATTAGGTGCAATCTGTTGCTTTAGGCAACCCGACACTGCAGAGAATGAGGTTGGAAAAGGTACTGCACATGGACTGTGACCTGATAGAGACCTCTGAGAATACGGCATTGTGATCACTAAACAGGTATAACAGTAATTACATTCTGAGAGTAGGTACTCTGATTTAGAAAACACACATGCTCTTTCCCACACTGCTGCAGTATCTGCTACTGTGTCAGATTAGATTTATTTGGTAGAGGCAAAATGTAATTGTGACTAAAATATAGAGGTGAGATGCTATAATCTGGTTATCTAGCCAAAACTCTAAGAATTTATAAGGTTATGAAATGTACAGTATACACAGATAACCATGAATTGCCACATAATTCACTGTGCTTTTTGTAgcccttttcctcacctttctgtTATGTTTATTAAGATCTCACCCTGCAAAGATTTTCCCTTAGTTTGACAATATCTTTGTGCAGCAACTGCACAGAAAATACATGGTAGTCATTGGGAGACCTGGGACCGAGACCCAACTCTCAGGGCCAGCACAGTGTCTTTCTGATGTAAGCCAGCTTGAAACATGGGTTGTCTGATGGTACAAAGGGAACAAGAGGTCCCTTGTGCTGACAGCCCACAGCACGGACGGCAGTACCAGGCGCTGAGTTAGGATGTCTCTGCCTGGCACAGGTGGGTGGAACTGAGGGAGGCTTAATagccctgcctctgctgcagggcACAACCAAAAAGGCATTGACTCATGCAGTCCAGTGCTTCTCAGAATGCTGTTGGGGCAAAACTACAGTGCATTGTCCTTTATCAGGGAGGTGCAGCAGAACACAGGAATACCAGAATGGCCATCCAGTCAAGGCCTAGCCGTCcatagttttcttcctgggagagGCCTATAGCAATGTTTTGGGGAAATAGCGTAAGCAGCAATGCAGAGAGATTTGCTTGTCCACAGCTTCTGGCAAGGGGTGGCTTAAGCCCTGTGCTGTAGGCTGCATCCTGACCGCTGTGGTTTACTAACCCTCTCAACTCGTGTAGTCCTCTTTCGGAACCACTGATCTGTCTGATCTCCAGAATGTGCTGAGCAATGCAATCCACACTTCAGTAATACTttgtgtggggaaaaaattacttccttttgtTTAACACATGCATGCTGTGCATGTACAATGCTTCGCAGAGGGACCTCTGAGCCATCTGGGGCCATGTGCTAGTATTAAGATGTTCTAGCACCCAGGATCAGGTACAGAATCAATAGGAGTGACTCAAAAGTATCTGGAGACAAAACATCCATTTTGTCACTTACATCTTCTCATTTCGTGGTAATACTCGTTAATGTAAGATGTGCTTGGAAGCATGTTGTTGAAGACTTCAATTCAAGGTTGTATCTGTAAACCACTTAGCTTCAGAGAATTTCAGAGCTCCTGGTTATTTATCACCTTAAAACTTGGGGTCTGCTTGTAGAGGTAGCAAGATAAAGGTAGGCGGCTGCACTTGTAGCCTTTAGAGAggggatggggttttttgtttagatCAAGTGCCTTTATCATTCTTGCCTTCCTCCTTTGATACATACACAGTGCACAGTAGGGCAGTGGAACAGCTGCTGTGTTTAGCTAGATGTGGACAGATTATATTTCAGGAGATCTTTAATTAAAGACAAGtacaaaaaattatatttcacagctttgcttttattttctgaggTTCCGTGATGAAATGTATAACCAATGCAATCTCAGCAGACAGGTATTTCCTGCGAAGCTTACTCCAATTCCCCACGGCGTGACAGCTGTCTGAACTATATGCTGATATGGGTGAGGAACCTCACCTCCTGCACACCTTTGCCGGCTACCACAGCCTGTGGGCCAGGCTGGTCTGTAGAAGCCATAGAAGCAGGGCTGCATAGTCTCTCCCAGGTGAGTAGTGACTCTCAGGAGTGTTGGCCCCTTGAAGCTGAGCAGTGCAGCTGAGCTGCTATAGATGTGTCGCCATTACTTGTTAGAATATATAGTAAGTCTAGGACTGCTTTTTCCTGGATATAACAATGTCCTTTGAGCAGCATAACACTATCAGCAACTGGGCAACAGTGATGCTCTGGGCTGATACAAAATCCTTGCTCATTTTTGAGAGAATGACTGAGGATTTAGAAAGATTCTTGTTCAGAtcgcttgtttgtttgttaatgATATTGTGCTGCTATTTcactttttattcttcttaaatAATTAAGACACTGGACTAGCTCTCAGGCGGGCTAAGAACAAATCAGAGGGTCTCATCAGAGCtgtgtagaaattttttttctgcagtagcaAATAGTGCAACCCAGGAGGCGCAGAGCTGTAGAGTCAGACAGTTGTCGGTGAGGACCTGATGTTCACACTATACAAGTTTCATGAGGGTTTACTTCAGACCAGTGTTAGTCCAGCGTTATGGTCTGTGAGCCAGCTGCCATGGATCATTTGGGTTAGCTTCATCCAAAAGCAATCTAATTTGCCCACTGTGCCTGCCCAGTGCCATGGACCATAGCACAGTAGGTGGGGACAATCAGGAGTTACATGCTCCTGATTTGAACTAAGATGCTAAGTTAGCCACACCAAATGTGGAATTAGGACAAGGCAAACATGGGTGGGTAGTTGTTGCCAGATGCTGTGACCAAAGGATCATTTATGGTTCAGTCTACAGCATTCCTAAGAAAAATGAGCACCACAAGCACAGTTGTGCATCCTAAtcacctccccagctctgcttcaGTACCTGCTGGTGCACACACAATGCAGAAGGTCACAGTCAGTCTCCAAGCAGCTGGCTACAGGCAAACATGATACTACTTCTATACCTTTAAGAGTACTAGATAGCATGTAGTAACAATAGAAACCTTATAGCTTAGTATCTGAATATCCCTTTATCACCAGATGCTACTGTGAGCCTGGTGTAACTTGCAGAAGAGGTACAGGGAGAATGGTACTGTTTAAAAGTTTGGATTACATTTTACTATGGAAATAGAAATTATAGGTAAGTTGAGGCAGCTACAGGCACTGCTACAGCCTGGCCTTCAAGCCATGTGGCTTTGACCAAAGGTCAGATTTGTCTCCCTTTCCTGGCTGTTAAATGAGAATGGTATGTGCTAGCTGGAGGTTGTTAATGAAGGACACAGTATGATCACAGGCTGCTGTGATAGTGTGAACACCCTTCAGGTGATTTCCTTGGCTTTGTACATTGGAGAAGGGAAGTTAGTTACTCCTGATTCTCCTTAAGAAAGAGTGAGCACATTACAGACACTGTACTGTAACAAAGAGCTTTATGCCAGTATGTCAGAATGTCCCGTCTCTCTCAGCAGTCCATCAAATATTGCATCAATACAGTCAATACTGAAGGTGTCAAAATAGAACATGAGTGCAAATAAAATGACTACAGAGCTGTAGCATGAAATTCATTAACTCATCTCAGCCTTCAGTACCATACAGTGGCttgcaaatatattaaaaaaaaaaaaaaggttaacttTTTTCCAAACAAGAATTTTTTTGCAAAGTGTGGTGATCCCTTGCTAGAGATCCCACATCTTCTAGACAGCTAAGCCTATGCTAAGTATGTCAAGCCTTTGTTTTTACTTCATATACACAATCACGTTACTTCACAAGGACATACAGCTGAAAAACACCAAGCTGATTGTCAGAAGGCTTTAAACTCTCCCTCATTGACCTAGGGTTGAAATAGCCTGTCCCAAACTGGATGCTGTAATTGGAAGCCCTGAGTTTTTGATTAAAAGTGAGCTTCTGCTTTCTGTCCCTAGGAGGGTTGCTGGCAGCAGAGTTTACCAAGGGACTAGAAACTACAGCCTGCTGCTAGTAAGAAAGCCTTATGTGCAATCTTAGATAGCccagaggggagaggggaagaggcagACTCCCACAGTCTTAGAGAGCTCTTGAGGGTTTGATCTTGATCTTTGTTTTATGCTGCCCTCCCCCATCTCTGGAAGAAACTGCACATTTCTACTCTAGGATAGATTTCATGTGCTGGAATTCTTCCCAGAGTTGGCACAGCTTCAGAGGGTTTTATCTTGGCTGTAGTATCCACATGCTGCTGCAAAGGTCCCCAGGGAAAAGAGTTGGAAATGGGCAAAAGAACAACAAAGCTACAGCGTCCTCCAGGAGGCTACACCCCCACTGAGATGATTCCCCAAAAGCCAGTCATACAGGGAAATCCCGTTCTTCCTTCCCCATCTGCTGTTGGTCACTAGAAAGCATCCTAGCCCTTGGCTTCTCTACAGGACCTGTGATTTTCACAGCATGCCATTCTCTTTGCTGGTGAGAGCTCTCCCTACAGCTGCTGAGTTGGGGCCTCAgcagctttttcctgtttcttccagGTCTCTGCAGAACCATGCTGGCCTACAAGCTACTCAGTTTGCATTAAAGATTCTTTTGTAATAGTATCAACTCACTGGCCAGCAGCCTGTGATACTGGAAAGCTCTCTTGTGAGCACTCATGAGAGAAGACTGGGGGCACAAACCTTCATCCACCAGAGCCCTTCAGTCACTCACAGCAGCAGCTTGTTAAAATGAACTCAACTATTGCGGCTGTACAAAGAGCCCTGTAGATGAATGCTGATTCCCTTCACCCTTCTCTGTACATTGATACTATACTTCAGTACTCTTCCACGCTTAGCCATAAATATTACTTTCAGCCCACTGATTTATTACTGGGATGTGGGGTGGAGCACTTACCTCAGCCACACAGAACACTGAGGACCAAGAACAGCATTTGACACAGCACTGATGTATCTGCCTGTGTATCTACACAGCAGGTTGTTACATTTTTATCTACTCTGCAGGTGCAAGGTTCAGGGGGTTCTGCCtgcacaaaagagaaaatacccaAGAGACCTGAGCATGCATAAACTAGTTGCTGTGGAATAATAATGGTCTTTCATCTCAAAAAGCTTGGGTCTGTTTCTACTCAGGTTGGATTGCTAATTGTTAGCAAAAAGCTGATCAAGAGCAGTGCTGAGGTTACCTGGGAAGTTTCTTGTAGCACGGGGGAAAGTATTAGTTGGAAAAGGAAGTTCAGTTCCAAATCAGATACTAGCTTTATCTcacaggcctgatcctgcaagccTTACTCATGTAAGTGGCTGTCTTGCTTTCAGCAAGATGGGTCCAGCCAGCAGCTCTCACTAGCTTGGGCCAAAAGCCTTTATAGATAACTACATCCAGGCTggggggggaaaagaagagagacatcACAAAACTAATTCATTCTCCACAAGGAAGCAGTAATAAAAATGAGATAGTAAGTGAGCCTTGCCCTTAAGGTTACTGAACAGCTACTAAATTAAAGGAAAGGCTAGCATGTTTGGTAATAAATTGTGTCATACAccacagacagcagcagcagttacTATGGACACAGCTTCCAAGAGAGAgacaggcaggaagagagagCTGGAACAAGGAAGAAACAGTAGAGCTAAAAAAGGGTTAACTGGGATTTTGAAAGATCACTGTCTAAAAACCTTGTTCAGTATAGAGTCAGTAATCCTTGGCATTCCGAAATTCTGGCATGCTCCAAACCCTCCTGGTAGGCTGGGTGCCCCGTTCCACATCCTCAGAGATGGTCTTGATGTCACTGATGAATGGGGAAATCCTGGACCGGGATTTAAATGTTGTTAAGgagaggctggttttgttctttgtattCCATTGCCTGGCAAGCTTCTTGGCATCTTCCTCCTCTTTGATCTTCTCGGCAGCTTCCTGCAGGACAGAGCGGAAAATCCGGGATACTTCCTGCACTTCTGGTTCATATTCAGCAATGAGTTGCCGGAATCTGAAAGCACAGTCAAGGCACAGCTTTGATTAAAAACATCAAATTAGGGATTGCTGCCAAGTCACTGTGCTAGGCCTGGAACTTGCACTCTCCTGCAAAATGGGACTCCCTGGACTGAAGGGAACAACAACAGGGAGGGGCCATGAAGATATGCTCAAGGTCTCTAAAATCACAAGCAAGCCAGAGAAT
The genomic region above belongs to Calonectris borealis chromosome 3, bCalBor7.hap1.2, whole genome shotgun sequence and contains:
- the RD3 gene encoding protein RD3, which encodes MSLASWFRWNDPPNRISQRNPTEMVVETLMMELSWQTKQAEKQQRERENEYRKIKTGVDYGWLVSYPKQSYDISPGERLQLEDMCTKIHPSYCGPVILRFRQLIAEYEPEVQEVSRIFRSVLQEAAEKIKEEEDAKKLARQWNTKNKTSLSLTTFKSRSRISPFISDIKTISEDVERGTQPTRRVWSMPEFRNAKDY